The genomic DNA TTTCACTCAAAGCCTCGTGTAATTCATCTGACTGTTTTTTCAGAAACAGCAGTCCATGCTTGATAATTCTGACCGTTGGTAATGATCCGGCACTCTCTACGGTGAAGAGGAATCTCCGGTCATCCATTCCGATATGAATAGCCGGTTCATCCCCGATACCGCTGTTCAGACATGCCTGCTCACACAGCCGGCACAAAGAACATGATTCAAGACCGCCATCCTTTACCCCGACAGCAGAACCCTTCACTTCCAGAATCTCCTTTGGGCAGACTTCGACACACAGACCACATCCATCACACCGCTCGTCGTGGGTGATGATGGGATAGTTCTTGTAACCGCATACCGTCGTCGGGGACCATTTTGCATGTTCCATTCCCCGCTCCATGTATGCCTGTGCCTCGATCACAACCTTCTGGTTCTTCTCAAGTTTTACGATGGGAATATTGTCTTCTGCCGGTCTTACCACTGCATCCTGAGAGATAAGATCACCTGACATCACAACACCCGGACCTTCAACACTCATGGTGAGCGTGACCGTGCATCGTGGACAGCCGGCTCCATTACAGGAACACTGGCTGCGGGGGACAAAACTGTCAGGATCAGTGACCAGCGGGATAAGACCCAGCCGGTGAGTCAGAATTTCGTCGAAGAGAGCACTGGTATTGTCGTAAATCTTGACATCCTCAATTGCAAAGGTCATAACTTCGCTGACCATTGCACGGCGGAGTGCATTTGCAAACGCGATTGGGGCATCACTGAGAACAAACGACGCAGCGTTCTCTTCAAGACTGCTGAATTCGATCTTCATCAGACTCTACGACCCCTTCTCCCGCCTTTTGGCCTGATTGAGTCGTGTGGTACCGGAGTTACATCTTCGATAAGTCCGATACGCATCCCTGCACGGGCAAGTGCACGAATTGCTGCCTGGGCACCTGGTCCGGGAGAACGCTGTTTTCCACGACCCGGGGCACGGACCTTCACATGAAGACCTACAATTCCTTTTTCTCGTGCTGCCTGGGCAACATTACCGGCCATCTGCATTGCTGCATATGGAGAACTCTCGTTCCGGTCCTGCTTGACGACCATACCACCTGAACTCTTGGTAATGGTCTCAGCACCGGTCAGATCTGTTACCGTGATGATGGTATTATTAAATGATGCGTAGATATGAGCGACGCCCCATTTTTCCTTCCCTTCACTCATGATTATCTCCCAACCTTTGCAATCCGCTGGCGTTCTGAGTGAATATCACTGACCAGTGGTGAAGACCCGGCGTATGAGATCTCTTCCTGTTCCTTTGCACTTACCGTGTATCCTGGAATGGTAACACGGCGTCCACCTATTGCAATATGTCCATGAGTAATGAACTGGCGTGCCTGCTTTGGTGAACGTGCAAATCCACGTCGGTAGACCTGAGTCTGAAGTCTCCGGTCAAGCTGCTGCTCCACCTTGAGTGCAAGCACATCATCAATATCTGCATTCTCTGAAAGCATTCCGGAACGCTGCAGAGATCCGATCAGTTCATCCTTCTTCCGTTCAACACGTGCCTGTTCTGAACCGGTAGACTGCAGAGCAATGATTTCACGAGCTGCTTTGCGGTACTTCCGGAGTGCACCCTTGGCAATCCAGACTTCCCGCTTGTTTCTGAGACCATACTCAATAACAAGGCGGGTCTCTTCCTCAATACGGGAGAGTTCGAACGGACGCTTGGGTGTCTGGTACTGTTTGTGATTTTTACCTGGATAGCCCATGTTTCATCCCGCCTAGGCTTTCTTTCTCTTCACACCGACGATAAGGCCGGTTCTTCCGGTAGACTTGGTACGCTGACCACGGACTTTCTGGCCGGTCTCATGTCTGATGCCGCGGTATGCACGGATCTTCTTGAGCAGGTTGATGTCATCATCAACAGTCATCGTGACATCTGCTCCGAGCAGATGACGCTTGACACCGGTATAGACGTCCTTGGGGCGGTTACTCATCCAGACTGGAATCCGGTCGGCATAATTACTGACAACTTCACGGATCCGGTCAACAGATGCTTCATCAAGTTTACCCATCAATACGTTCTTTTCAACACCTGCAGTTTCAGCAATGAACTTGGCAGTATGTCGTCCGACCCCTTTGATACCGGTCAGGGAAATAAGAACGGGCTTCGTCCCGTCAAGGTCGGTATTATGAACCCTGACAAAGTAGTTTATCTCCTGGTCATCCTGAGCCATGCAATGCCTCACTTCAGGGAATTGCCTGCGTGTCAGCGTTGAGGGAGGGATTTGAACCCCCGAGTCCCAAGGGACACAGGGTTAGCAACCCTGCGCCATACCTGGCTTGGCTACCTCAACATGCAAAATCGCATCATATCGACACTCGCAACAGAATCTCTGCTGCTACAGGAATTGTGCTTACTAATGTGGATGGGAATGAGATATAAGGGTTATGATTCCTGACTCTCATTCCCATCGAATCATGGATGCCCTGATCGGCGGATCCCGGCGGCAAGAAGGGCTGATGTGACAAGCGGAAGGGCGATGGTTGCATCACAAAAGCACTGAACTTTCCTGCAGGTACATGACTCCTTTCCCCATGATACAGCCTCTTCAAAGGTACAGCCGGAAAGTCCTCCATAATGTGGCGTATCTGTTGTATACTGGATCGCATAATCATGTCCCCCGCACTCGTGATCATGAATGGACGCAATAACCTGCGTCTGCTGGATGAAGTTTTTCGGAACCCCCCCGCCGACATAAATGACACCAGTCTTCTGTGCCTTTTCAACATATCCGGTCAGCTGATCTGTATCAGCCAGCTGGTCAATCATGACCAGATGGCCTCCTCTTCGTGCCATGACAAGAGCAATACCAATAGACGAGTCACACAAGGCAGGGATGAATATGGGGATATTCAGACGGGCTGCCGTGGCAGTAATTGATCTTCCGGATGGATACTCGTGTGAAAGCCATACCCCGAGCTTCCTGATAAAATCTGCAGATGAGCCAGAAAACCCCACAAGTCCCTCTGCAAATTCTGCAATTTTTGCATCAACACCCCTGAACTGATCCTCATATGCAAAAACATCATAAATCCGGTCAATGCCCTGTCTGAAAAGGTCCTGGTCATCCACCATATGATGCCCGAGATAATGCCTGATCCCTGCATGCTCACAGATATCGTGAAAAATATTTGCTCCGGTAGAGACCAGCACATCAATAAACCGGTTTTCAAGCAGGGTTATCAGACATTCCTGCATACCCGCAGGGACCATGGCACCTGACAGGCCGGCAAATATGGTAACATCCGGATCCTCTATCATCTGACTCCATACCGCAACCGATTCACCAAGTTTCCGCCCCTGAAACCCAGTCATACTCATCTGTTTCAGGAGAGAATCAACCCGGGTTTCCGGCTTTACCGGCTGCATGGGGTGAAGATTCATACCAGCGGATTCGCTCTGCAGGTATTTGGAAATATCGAAAAAGATTAAATAAAATAATGCAAACTTTCAGAGATCATTCAGAACGTTTACTTATTACTATGAAGTGCGTTTTATGTGCACGCCTTGGAATATCTTCTTTTCATTTCGACTATTCCAAGACGTTACACAAAGCACTATAACGCCCGGATAAGGGATTCCCGGGTAACGATTCCGATAACTTTCCCATTATCTGTGACAGGGATGCTGCTTATGTTCTTTGAAAGCATCTTTGACACAACTTCCGGGATCGTTGCACTCTTTTCAACACTCATAACCGGAGAACTCATAATATCCCTGACCAGAATATTACGTATCTGATGTTCCTGGTGCCGGTCATCAACTGCTTCACGGAATTTGGTAAGAGCAACAGCAACATCGGTCTCAGAGACCAGTCCTGCGATCTTGTTGTCAGCCATGACAATGTATCTGGCAATCTTCTCATCAACCATCTTCCGGCGGAGATGAACCATCCGTTCTCCGGCCTCAATTACATGGTGAGGCTCAGTGACCGAGGAGAGGTCTCCTTCTGGGACCATCTTAGCGAGTAAGTCTCCATATGCCACCTGTCCGACAATCTTGTTGTCTTCATTGTACACAACAGCCAGTTTTGCCTGGTTCTGAAGAAGCGGAATCAGGACGTCGATCTCCTGGTCCTCATATACAATGGTAAATTCGGTGTCAATGGTATTGGAGACGTGGATCGCGGTTGGTGCAACTTCAGAGCTGTGTCTGGCACCAAGTTTTTCAACTATCTTCTGACGGGATACTGTCCCGACCACTTCATCGTGGTGAAGTACCACGAGGGGATCAAGTCCGGTATCAAGCATTTTATCCAGGGCATCGGTGACCGGAGCAGACTTTGCTACCGTAACCGGTTTTGCCATCACGTCTCGTACAAGTATGGTATTGGTCATTGAACCACTTCCCGTATTATGTCATCTCTGGTAATTATTCCTTTTATGCCGTTCCCGCCAGAGATTATCACACTCTGACAGGCAGTCTCTAACATGACCGCCACGGCTTCTCTGGTTCTCGCTGTCTCAGGAAGAGACGGGATTATCGGCCTCATCATCCCTGCTGCGGTACCAGACCCCGCATTTTCAGGGTTATCTACATAAAAGGCAAGATCACTTTCGGTAATAATCCCGACCGCTCCTCCATCATCAACAACGATTACTGCCCCTGCTCCTTTTTTCATGAGATCAACCACATGCACCGGGGAGTGTTCCGGGGTGACCATTGCAGGTTCATGCATTATCTCATGGACCGGAATATCCAGTTGTGCGACCAGATGTGAGCGCAAAATGTCAGTCCTGGTCAGAATGCCCAGAACCATCCCCTGATCAATAACCGGTGCTCCCGAGATCTCATGACTGACCAGGAGGAGGAGCGCATCACGGATGCTGCTATCTGGGGATAAACTCACCAGATCAGTACTCATCACCTGACTCAGGGGGGCACTGTCCATCTTCCG from Methanospirillum hungatei JF-1 includes the following:
- a CDS encoding deoxyhypusine synthase, encoding MNLHPMQPVKPETRVDSLLKQMSMTGFQGRKLGESVAVWSQMIEDPDVTIFAGLSGAMVPAGMQECLITLLENRFIDVLVSTGANIFHDICEHAGIRHYLGHHMVDDQDLFRQGIDRIYDVFAYEDQFRGVDAKIAEFAEGLVGFSGSSADFIRKLGVWLSHEYPSGRSITATAARLNIPIFIPALCDSSIGIALVMARRGGHLVMIDQLADTDQLTGYVEKAQKTGVIYVGGGVPKNFIQQTQVIASIHDHECGGHDYAIQYTTDTPHYGGLSGCTFEEAVSWGKESCTCRKVQCFCDATIALPLVTSALLAAGIRRSGHP
- a CDS encoding CBS domain-containing protein, producing the protein MLVSDLMSTPVHAAKPGDTVSHARNLMLRHKISRVLVVDEGRARGIITKKDIGFRLRKNDPDWRYRKMDSAPLSQVMSTDLVSLSPDSSIRDALLLLVSHEISGAPVIDQGMVLGILTRTDILRSHLVAQLDIPVHEIMHEPAMVTPEHSPVHVVDLMKKGAGAVIVVDDGGAVGIITESDLAFYVDNPENAGSGTAAGMMRPIIPSLPETARTREAVAVMLETACQSVIISGGNGIKGIITRDDIIREVVQ
- a CDS encoding DNA-directed RNA polymerase subunit D yields the protein MKIEFSSLEENAASFVLSDAPIAFANALRRAMVSEVMTFAIEDVKIYDNTSALFDEILTHRLGLIPLVTDPDSFVPRSQCSCNGAGCPRCTVTLTMSVEGPGVVMSGDLISQDAVVRPAEDNIPIVKLEKNQKVVIEAQAYMERGMEHAKWSPTTVCGYKNYPIITHDERCDGCGLCVEVCPKEILEVKGSAVGVKDGGLESCSLCRLCEQACLNSGIGDEPAIHIGMDDRRFLFTVESAGSLPTVRIIKHGLLFLKKQSDELHEALSEIRG
- a CDS encoding CBS domain-containing protein is translated as MTNTILVRDVMAKPVTVAKSAPVTDALDKMLDTGLDPLVVLHHDEVVGTVSRQKIVEKLGARHSSEVAPTAIHVSNTIDTEFTIVYEDQEIDVLIPLLQNQAKLAVVYNEDNKIVGQVAYGDLLAKMVPEGDLSSVTEPHHVIEAGERMVHLRRKMVDEKIARYIVMADNKIAGLVSETDVAVALTKFREAVDDRHQEHQIRNILVRDIMSSPVMSVEKSATIPEVVSKMLSKNISSIPVTDNGKVIGIVTRESLIRAL
- a CDS encoding 30S ribosomal protein S13, which codes for MAQDDQEINYFVRVHNTDLDGTKPVLISLTGIKGVGRHTAKFIAETAGVEKNVLMGKLDEASVDRIREVVSNYADRIPVWMSNRPKDVYTGVKRHLLGADVTMTVDDDINLLKKIRAYRGIRHETGQKVRGQRTKSTGRTGLIVGVKRKKA
- a CDS encoding 30S ribosomal protein S4; the encoded protein is MGYPGKNHKQYQTPKRPFELSRIEEETRLVIEYGLRNKREVWIAKGALRKYRKAAREIIALQSTGSEQARVERKKDELIGSLQRSGMLSENADIDDVLALKVEQQLDRRLQTQVYRRGFARSPKQARQFITHGHIAIGGRRVTIPGYTVSAKEQEEISYAGSSPLVSDIHSERQRIAKVGR
- a CDS encoding 30S ribosomal protein S11 encodes the protein MSEGKEKWGVAHIYASFNNTIITVTDLTGAETITKSSGGMVVKQDRNESSPYAAMQMAGNVAQAAREKGIVGLHVKVRAPGRGKQRSPGPGAQAAIRALARAGMRIGLIEDVTPVPHDSIRPKGGRRGRRV